In Oncorhynchus mykiss isolate Arlee chromosome 19, USDA_OmykA_1.1, whole genome shotgun sequence, the sequence taggcattggtCCTCTGACTTGGATGAGTCTTCAAGGAGGAGGTCAAATGAGGGTGAAGTCTAACAGGTGGTTTGATGACCACGCTTTTGTGATAAGTGACTTGTCACAAAAGCGGAGCCCTGGGTTAAACTTAACACGTCTTCAGCCAGGTTGCTCATCACATGCATGGATCACCGAACCACGTCTGTTGCATTAAATGGGTTGCACAGATCATTCTGTTTCTGTTTGCCACAGAAAGTGGTCTTGTGCAGGAGGCCTGATTTGAACTCCAATCAGTTATATTGGTGCCGTGATCTCTGAGTATGAGGTCAAAGGGGAGTGAAATTTAACCGAGGTGGTTCGATGAACCACTCTCTTTTGATGAGTAACCTTGCTGGAGACTTGAAGACTTGTGTTAGCTTCCTGAACTAATTCCTATGGGCTTTAGTtaagtgggctaacacagtcttgtgatATGCAGGAGACCTGGTTCTAACCCAGTCAGTCATAAGAGCAAGATTAAATAGGGAGTGGAAAGGCTGTGCTTAGAAGGGCTGTGACGGGGCAATGTTCACTTATGGGAGACACTTTTTTTGTGTCACTCCCTTCTAACACACCATATGATCGTCATTGAGGGGAACCGAAGATATGTCCATATTTCAGGaatggggtcataatagtttattGCCAAAATGGTTCAAACAGTAGAACCAAATTCAGAGGAATTCTTCCATTATTTGACACACTGCTCGTACGACTGTTGCCGTTAAAAGTTTCCCTAACGGAATCTACACGCGCACGAAAAACAACGAAGTTGGACATCTTTGTTATTATTTAGCTAGCAAACAAACTTTCCCGAGTAAAACCCTTATGTGGTTAAACAATCTACTTCCGGAGACAGTTTACCGTAAACACTGAGATCACAGAGATGTATTTGCTGAGACCAAGCTAAATGTATTACTCTCATTCTCAAAGACGATACCTTTTTCAAATTTCCCATGAGTTGCTTTATTTCTTTTGATCTTTAACACAAGCATGTTGATTGTGACAAAATCTTAGTTTTGCCTGATTATTTTCAACACTTTGCGTCACAAATACTGTAGGAATTTATACAATAAGTTGAACATTTTAGACAAAAATAACCAAAATGAACCAATATAATAATCTGCAGTCAAACATTTAGTGTCACTTCTTTTTATAACATTTTTACAAAAGGCTCCAGAATACAAAATACCAGTCAGGGGAGAAATAAACAGATAAAAACCTTTAAGCCAGAGCAATCATACACATACAATTTACAATCAATTCAGAAAACACAATCCCAAATCACAACACAACCTATAATTTCCGTGCGTGAACTGTCTGGTGTCTTATCAGATTGCTCAGAAAGGAGAAGTTCTTCCCACACTGGGTGCAGTGGAACAGTTTCTCACCCGTATGGACGCTCTGATGCACTTTTAAATTGCTGGAATGAGAGAACTGTTTCCCGCATTGAGCGCATCTgaaaggtttctcccctgtgtgtactCTCTGGTGCCGCTTCAGGCTGCACAGCTGGCTGAACTGCTTCCCACACAGGGCGCACTCGTACGGTTTCTCCCCCGTGTGAACCCTCTGGTGCATCTTGAGCTGGCACAGGTGAGGGTACTCCCTCTCACAGAAGGTGCACCTGTAGGACCTCGCCCCCTCCTCCCTAGACCCTCTGTCCTGATGAGTCCCAGTCACGTCGCCCAGGTGGGTGTCGGGGGCGCTCCCAGGGAAATCCACCCAGGTGGGGTACTGCAGCTCCTCGGTTCCCGTGGCGTATGGAGTGGCGGTGGTTGCGGGGTTCTGAAAGGTGCCGAGGCGGTTGTTGAATGCGCCGTCCAAGCCGATGGTGTAGAAGTGATTGTCAGATGAGTTCTGTCTCGCTGCTGGCTGGACACCTgggtgaggatgatgatgatgataagcgTTACTCGAATGTCCTCCGAGAAGCATGGCATCTGCTTCACTATGTCCTCCTTGATGATGCCCGTGTTCCATGATGTCACCTTGTGTCCACGACGAGGGCGTGCCATCCCCATCGTCAACAGGAAGGGGGTCGATAACTATGACCTCCGACATGACTTCTGAACTGCCCTGGGAATACTCGTGTTCACTCCTCACCATCTGAGAAagtgggggaatagggttcaGCTTTGTTAGAGGCGAGGGGCTTCCTGAGACGGTCTCGGCAGCATAACTAGAACAAGACGGCCGATCATTCGCTATATCACTGCCTCTTCGCTTATGGGAGTTTACAGGCAGATCGGTTGTTCTCTCGGGGTTCAGGCTACATTGCTGTTTAGCAACAGGTCTTGGACCTGTGAGTTGGAACACCTGGCTCAGGCTCTCAGGCTCCGGGTCTGACTTGAAAACAGTGTCTGATCTATTGACAGTCACTATGCTGTGTTTGGTTCTGAGCTGCTCAGTGAGCTCTGTTTGGTCCGTGTCTAGAGAGGTCGGTGTGTTTGGGTCTGTCATTCTGTGGCCACTATCAGTGCCTGAAGAGACAACAAAAGCATGATGGTCATATGCAGTCAAATAAAACAATGAGGTTGTCAATCAGTATGTCATTTTTCATTACAGCAATCCATAAGTCATTACCTGGCATCTCCCTCAGACCCTCTTCTTTCTTCCATGGCTGGaggtctctctccccttccacagTAGATTTGGCCTGAAAAGAGGAGGAAGGAATTAAGTAGACAGACACGAGCTCTACAAAGCTCTCAAACAAATGCAGGTCTATTATAACTCAGATATTACTAGGCTATAATATTGATCTAATGGCTTGAATTAAGTTGTTAATTTACTGACTCAACTCATGGACACAGAACATCTAAAGCTTCTCAAAACATATGAAACTAAAACTGGACCTCAATAACTCACTTGTAATTTTTAAAGAAAAATGTCCTTTCCTTACAATATATTTTGGGTCAATGTGAGAATATATATTTAGAGTCAAGAAGCACCATGAAATTATTTGAAAAATATTATTTATTGAGGGAATTATTGGATTTAATGAATAAACAGCAACAGCCATTGATGAAATTGGTACAGAAGAACAGACCGTTTTTCAGTCTCACAGTAGAATTTCAGTATCTGCTATAACTTTAGTGTGAGGCACACAGT encodes:
- the LOC110534746 gene encoding uncharacterized protein LOC110534746 isoform X1, with translation MSGSVVEFQAQIASIMEVLANAAVTEICKVVDDGYAVVHLKMSQSHKENEFLRRKMKLMELQITRFRAERTKFSEGSVHNRFHGIRLLNRHNHRETATTGPTWQSRARLSNRSFGNSSIQRDRQPIDVDQDDVSPSKHMDATSDEQSAETEEGEPDLLIIKVEGEAGDQDCRFSHPARTVEGSRELTTQPAAATTEDPAFQSSGPRGNNNHYNNTAMEAKSTVEGERDLQPWKKEEGLREMPGTDSGHRMTDPNTPTSLDTDQTELTEQLRTKHSIVTVNRSDTVFKSDPEPESLSQVFQLTGPRPVAKQQCSLNPERTTDLPVNSHKRRGSDIANDRPSCSSYAAETVSGSPSPLTKLNPIPPLSQMVRSEHEYSQGSSEVMSEVIVIDPLPVDDGDGTPSSWTQGDIMEHGHHQGGHSEADAMLLGGHSSNAYHHHHPHPGVQPAARQNSSDNHFYTIGLDGAFNNRLGTFQNPATTATPYATGTEELQYPTWVDFPGSAPDTHLGDVTGTHQDRGSREEGARSYRCTFCEREYPHLCQLKMHQRVHTGEKPYECALCGKQFSQLCSLKRHQRVHTGEKPFRCAQCGKQFSHSSNLKVHQSVHTGEKLFHCTQCGKNFSFLSNLIRHQTVHARKL
- the LOC110534746 gene encoding uncharacterized protein LOC110534746 isoform X3, with the translated sequence MSGSVADFQAQIASIMEVLANAAVAEICKVVDDGYAVVHLEMSQSHKENEFLRRKMKLMELQVARFRAERTKSSEGSVHNRFHGIRLLNRHNHRETATTGPTWQSRARLSNRSFGNSSIQRDRQPIDVDQDDVSPSKHMDATSDEQSAETEEGEPDLLIIKVEGEAGDQDCRFSHPARTVEGSRELTTQPAAATTEDPAFQSSGPRGNNNHYNNTAMEAKSTVEGERDLQPWKKEEGLREMPGTDSGHRMTDPNTPTSLDTDQTELTEQLRTKHSIVTVNRSDTVFKSDPEPESLSQVFQLTGPRPVAKQQCSLNPERTTDLPVNSHKRRGSDIANDRPSCSSYAAETVSGSPSPLTKLNPIPPLSQMVRSEHEYSQGSSEVMSEVIVIDPLPVDDGDGTPSSWTQGDIMEHGHHQGGHSEADAMLLGGHSSNAYHHHHPHPGVQPAARQNSSDNHFYTIGLDGAFNNRLGTFQNPATTATPYATGTEELQYPTWVDFPGSAPDTHLGDVTGTHQDRGSREEGARSYRCTFCEREYPHLCQLKMHQRVHTGEKPYECALCGKQFSQLCSLKRHQRVHTGEKPFRCAQCGKQFSHSSNLKVHQSVHTGEKLFHCTQCGKNFSFLSNLIRHQTVHARKL
- the LOC110534746 gene encoding uncharacterized protein LOC110534746 isoform X2; translation: MSGSVVEFQAQIASIMEVLANAAVAEICKVVDDGYAVVHLKMSQSHKENEFLRRKMKLMELQITRFRADRTKSSEGSVHNRFHGIRLLNRHNHRETATTGPTWQSRARLSNRSFGNSSIQRDRQPIDVDQDDVSPSKHMDATNDEQSAETEEGEPDLLIIKVEGEAGDQDCRFSHPARTVEGSRELTTQPAAATTEDPAFQSSGPRGNNNHYNNTAMEAKSTVEGERDLQPWKKEEGLREMPGTDSGHRMTDPNTPTSLDTDQTELTEQLRTKHSIVTVNRSDTVFKSDPEPESLSQVFQLTGPRPVAKQQCSLNPERTTDLPVNSHKRRGSDIANDRPSCSSYAAETVSGSPSPLTKLNPIPPLSQMVRSEHEYSQGSSEVMSEVIVIDPLPVDDGDGTPSSWTQGDIMEHGHHQGGHSEADAMLLGGHSSNAYHHHHPHPGVQPAARQNSSDNHFYTIGLDGAFNNRLGTFQNPATTATPYATGTEELQYPTWVDFPGSAPDTHLGDVTGTHQDRGSREEGARSYRCTFCEREYPHLCQLKMHQRVHTGEKPYECALCGKQFSQLCSLKRHQRVHTGEKPFRCAQCGKQFSHSSNLKVHQSVHTGEKLFHCTQCGKNFSFLSNLIRHQTVHARKL